A DNA window from Calliphora vicina chromosome 1, idCalVici1.1, whole genome shotgun sequence contains the following coding sequences:
- the LOC135949223 gene encoding uncharacterized protein LOC135949223, with amino-acid sequence MLILSSGKPLSTTHKLAALIPFIDDNGILRVGGRLENANISYDQKHPCILDKNEKLTQLIVEHYHNNYLHAGTRQMQYLLGLKYWIPNITYLLKRTVYKCTTCMRFRQKPYQQRMGELPSYRVQPGSTFLHVGIDFAGPILIRSWKGRGSQSYKCWIAVFVCLNTKAVHLEAVTELTTAAFLASLRRFTSRRGKASHIYTDNGTNFVGCNQKLKALYEFLQNSQDVIFRELANQQIHWHFIPPSAPNFGGIWEAGVKSVKFHLNRTLGMSSVTYEELNTLLCQIECCLNSRPLCLKYEGDPDPITPGHFLILRPMTTVPDENLMNVNMNRLTRWEYMQRLLQQFWLKWSTEYLSQLQKRPKWVQKLQNLQQNDMVLIKDENLPLQNG; translated from the coding sequence ATGCTAATTTTGTCGTCCGGAAAACCACTTTCAACAACACATAAACTTGCAGCGCTTATTCCATTCATTGATGACAATGGTATACTTCGAGTTGGTGGTCGTTTGGAGAACGCGAATATTAGTTATGACCAGAAACATCCATGCATCCTTGAcaagaatgaaaaattgacgCAGTTAATAGTTGAAcattatcataacaattatcTTCATGCTGGTACACGACAAATGCAATATTTACTGGGCTTAAAATATTGGATTCCGAATATAACTTATCTTCTCAAACGGACTGTTTATAAATGCACAACATGCATGAGATTTCGCCAGAAACCTTATCAGCAGCGTATGGGTGAGCTGCCATCATACCGTGTACAACCAGGATCTACATTTTTGCATGTTGGTATTGACTTTGCAGGTCCAATACTAATTCGCTCATGGAAAGGCCGTGGGTCGCAATCCTACAAATGCTGGATTGccgtatttgtttgtttgaataCCAAGGCAGTACATCTGGAAGCGGTGACTGAACTCACTACTGCGGCTTTCTTGGCATCCCTTCGACGATTTACTTCTAGACGTGGTAAGGCAAGTCACATTTACACCGATAATGGTACCAACTTTGTTGGATGCAACCAGAAACTAAAGGCATTGTACGAATTCCTGCAAAACTCCCAAGACGTTATCTTCAGAGAATTGGCGAATCAACAGATTCATTGGCACTTCATCCCCCCTTCAGCACCAAACTTCGGCGGCATCTGGGAAGCTGGTGTGAAGTCAGTGAAGTTTCATTTAAATCGTACCCTGGGCATGTCTTCCGTCACATATGAGGAATTGAATACATTACTATGTCAAATTGAGTGCTGCCTTAACTCACGCCCACTGTGTTTAAAATATGAAGGCGATCCTGATCCAATAACACCGGGTCACTTTCTAATTCTTCGCCCAATGACAACTGTACCAGACGAAAATTTGATGAACGTTAACATGAATCGCTTAACTAGATGGGAATACATGCAACGGCTGCTTCAGCAATTTTGGTTAAAATGGTCAACAGAATATCTTAGTCAACTCCAGAAAAGACCAAAATGGGTCCAGAAACTACAAAATCTGCAACAAAACGACATGGTGCTTATAAAGGACGAAAATCTACCCCTACAAAATGGTTAA